The Chloroflexota bacterium genome has a window encoding:
- a CDS encoding sulfatase-like hydrolase/transferase, which produces MKAIIVMFDTLNRHMLPPYGCDWVRAANFQRLSEKSVTFDTCYITSAPCMPARRDLHTGRPNFLHRSWGPLEPFDDSMPEMLGQQGVYTHLVSDHYHYWETGGATYHTKYTTWEMVRGQEGDPWIGQVKDPEIPDVVVDRSEPMWRQDWVNRQVIQEESQFPQTQVFDRGLAFIQANHQEDNWFLQIETFDPHEPFYAPQEYRDLYPEEYEGAHFDWPPYRPVQETPDEIDHVRREYAALLSLCDNSLGRVLDTMDELDLWNDTMLIVCTDHGFLLGEHDWWAKVVPPFFEEVAHTPLFIWDPRTKDAGTRRQSLVQTIDVAPTVLGFFGIAPSADMTGKDLQQTIAQDVPVREAGLFGIFGSHVTVTDGRYVYMRAPSSPDGQPLNNYTLMPTHMRYPFSVEELRDATLAPPFPFTKGCPLLKIPARGESNSYETGTRLYDLRNDPRQENRLQDSAVEKRMTQQLIRLLRENHAPAEQFERLGLVAQQD; this is translated from the coding sequence ATGAAAGCTATCATCGTTATGTTCGATACCCTCAACCGCCACATGCTGCCACCCTATGGCTGCGACTGGGTCCGCGCTGCAAACTTCCAGCGATTGAGTGAAAAGAGTGTCACTTTTGACACATGTTACATCACCAGCGCGCCCTGCATGCCAGCCCGTCGGGATCTGCATACGGGACGTCCCAACTTCCTGCACCGAAGTTGGGGGCCGCTGGAGCCCTTCGACGACTCCATGCCGGAGATGTTGGGCCAACAGGGCGTTTACACTCACCTCGTCAGCGACCACTACCACTATTGGGAGACAGGCGGTGCAACCTACCACACGAAATACACGACCTGGGAGATGGTCCGAGGTCAGGAGGGTGATCCCTGGATCGGGCAAGTGAAAGACCCTGAGATCCCCGATGTCGTGGTTGATCGCTCGGAACCCATGTGGCGCCAGGACTGGGTGAACCGCCAGGTCATTCAGGAAGAGTCGCAGTTTCCCCAGACCCAGGTTTTTGATCGGGGTCTGGCGTTTATCCAGGCCAACCATCAGGAAGACAATTGGTTCCTGCAGATCGAGACCTTTGATCCCCACGAGCCATTCTACGCGCCCCAGGAATACCGCGATCTGTACCCTGAAGAATACGAGGGTGCCCACTTCGACTGGCCGCCCTATCGCCCTGTTCAGGAAACGCCGGATGAAATCGATCATGTTCGCCGTGAATACGCAGCGTTGCTGAGCCTGTGTGACAACTCCCTGGGGCGGGTTCTCGATACGATGGATGAATTGGACCTATGGAACGACACCATGCTAATCGTATGCACAGATCATGGTTTCCTGCTTGGTGAGCACGATTGGTGGGCCAAGGTGGTCCCTCCCTTCTTCGAAGAGGTTGCCCACACGCCCCTGTTCATCTGGGATCCAAGAACGAAGGATGCGGGAACACGGCGACAGAGCCTGGTGCAGACGATCGACGTGGCGCCAACCGTTCTGGGTTTCTTTGGGATCGCACCATCGGCAGACATGACCGGAAAAGACCTGCAGCAGACGATCGCCCAGGATGTGCCGGTCAGGGAAGCTGGCCTGTTTGGTATTTTTGGCAGCCACGTCACCGTAACCGACGGGCGTTACGTGTACATGCGGGCCCCATCCTCACCCGACGGACAACCCCTCAACAACTACACGTTGATGCCGACCCATATGCGCTATCCGTTTAGCGTCGAGGAACTGCGCGATGCCACGCTGGCGCCACCCTTCCCATTCACCAAGGGCTGCCCCCTTTTGAAAATCCCGGCCCGGGGCGAGTCCAACTCCTACGAGACCGGTACCCGCCTCTATGATCTTCGTAACGACCCGCGCCAGGAAAACAGGTTACAAGATTCGGCCGTCGAAAAGCGGATGACTCAGCAACTGATTCGTCTGCTGCGAGAGAATCACGCGCCTGCCGAGCAATTCGAACGTTTGGGGTTGGTGGCTCAGCAGGATTAA